Proteins encoded by one window of Cloeon dipterum chromosome 2, ieCloDipt1.1, whole genome shotgun sequence:
- the LOC135936032 gene encoding uncharacterized protein LOC135936032, with the protein MAVVNIESSDVNLENPNAPAGPTHDDSKTSNSSGVYQELPAAPAEPANDGANLPLQPTGANNDNVLSSPPLPARNVVHAEIRPALPATRNDENADHGQDPEVVVVNIESTDVDLNNTNASEGPTHDDSKTSNSSGVYQEIPDDGDGPFYHVLLRPALPARNDENAEMDDSNVAPAEPTPLPLDLPKIGSLPRASLASGPVAEPESSGVCQDVPAAPAGECVYVEMYTPLRAGENSAEHLAQAAAAPVAEPEPCNVKVGSPSQDGLNMSTVNIESSIVYLEIPAAHANDSDSANLPLQPAGANDNNVLLSPALPARNVVHAEMDDSNVAHAEPAPLPFDLPKIGSLPRANLASGSVAEQESSGVGLEIPAAPAECVYVEMRSPLLAGENSAERLAQSAAAPVAWPEPCNVNVGSTSQDSLEMSAVNIDWSGVSLEIQAAPANDGDGVNLLPLQPAERNVVYAEILPALPPKRNEENVDLDDSNVAPAEPAPLPPDLPKIGSLPMANLAQPASGLVTEPENSSVGQEIPVAPAEKEYVYVEMRSPLQAGENSAEHLAQAAAAPVAGSERLSHIETAPSQDGLEMAAVNNESSCVYLEIVAAPANNGNGANLPLQPAGTNDDLYLPMRPILPSLPTANRASRPVVRPENSGVSQEIPAAPAEYVYVEMRSPLLERENSAERLAQAAVAPVAWPEPCNVNVGSPSQDGLEMSTVNIDWSGVSLEIQAAPANDGDGANLPLQPAGTNDDLYLPMRQILPSLPTANRASGPVVEQESSGVCQEIPAAPAEPANDGTNLSLQPAGTNEDLYLPMRPISPSLPRARLASRPVAEQESSGVGLEIPAAPAECVYVEMRSPLQAGENSAEHLAQAAAAPVAWPEPCNVNVGSPSQDGMEMSAVNIDWSGVSLEIQAAPANDGDGANLSLQRAGTNEDIYLPMRPILPSLPRANLASGPVVEPESSEVGQEIRAAPAEPANDGANLPLQPAGTNDDLYFPMRPISPSLPRTRLASGPVVRPENSDVGQDIPAAPAGECVYVEMRSPLLARANSAERLAQAAVAPVAWPEPCNVNVGSPSQDGMEMSAVNIDWSGVSLEIQAAPANDGDSANLPLQPAGTNEDIYLPMRPILPSLPRANLASVPVVEPESSGVGQEIPDAPAEPANDGAILPLQPAESNNDNVPLSPALPAKRNDENAEMDDSNPSEGPTEKKVNQKVPIGCPRSVTRLPPVGTQMGTHWLYRMSNPSGTREWSCPEFGHQMGTH; encoded by the exons ATGGCCGTCGTCAACATCGAATCGTCAGACGTGAACCTAGAAAACCCAAATGCACCCGCAGGGCCGACACATGACGACAGCAAAACCAGCAACTCGTCAGGCGTGTACCAAGAACTTCCAGCTGCACCCGCAGAGCCAGCTAATGACGGCGCCAACCTTCCATTGCAACCCACCGGAGCGAACAACGATAACGTTCTATCGAGCCCCCCCTTACCAGCAAGGAACGTCGTGCACGCTGAAATTCGCCCCGCTTTACCAGCCACAAGGAACGACGAGAACGCGGACCATGGCCAGGATCCGGAAGTGGTCGTCGTCAACATCGAATCGACAGACGTGGACCTAAATAACACAAATGCATCCGAAGGGCCAACACATGACGACAGCAAAACCAGCAACTCGTCAGGCGTGTATCAAGAAATCCCAGATGACGGCGACGGCCCGTTCTATCACGTTCTATTGAGACCCGCGTTACCAGCAAGGAACGACGAGAACGCGGAAATGGACGACAGCAATGTTGCCCCTGCCGAGCCAACCCCTCTTCCTCTTGATCTGCCAAAAATTGGCAGCCTTCCGAGAGCTAGCCTGGCCTCTGGTCCAGTTGCTGAGCCGGAATCGTCAGGCGTGTGCCAAGATGTCCCAGCTGCACCCGCAGGGGAGTGCGTGTACGTCGAAATGTACACACCTTTACGAGCGGGGGAAAACAGTGCCGAGCACCTGGCACAGGCAGCCGCTGCTCCAGTCGCTGAGCCGGAACCTTGTAACGTAAAGGTGGGTTCACCAAGCCAGGATGGTTTG AATATGTCCACCGTCAACATCGAGTCGTCAATCGTGTACCTAGAAATCCCAGCTGCGCACGCAAATGACAGCGACAGCGCCAACCTTCCATTGCAACCCGCCGGAGCGAACGACAATAACGTTCTATTGAGCCCCGCTTTACCAGCAAGGAACGTCGTGCACGCGGAAATGGATGACAGCAATGTTGCCCATGCCGAGCCGGCCCCTCTGCCTTTTGATTTGCCAAAAATTGGCAGCCTTCCGAGGGCTAACCTGGCCTCTGGTTCAGTTGCTGAGCAGGAATCTTCAGGTGTGGGCCTAGAAATCCCAGCTGCGCCCGCAGAGTGCGTGTACGTGGAAATGCGCTCACCTTTACTAGCGGGGGAAAACAGTGCTGAGCGCCTGGCACAGTCGGCCGCTGCTCCAGTCGCTTGGCCGGAACCTTGCAACGTAAACGTGGGATCAACAAGCCAGGATAGTTTG GAAATGTCTGCCGTCAACATCGATTGGTCAGGCGTGTCCCTAGAAATCCAAGCTGCTCCCGCAAATGACGGCGACGGCGTCAACCTGCTTCCATTGCAACCCGCCGAAAGGAACGTCGTGTACGCCGAAATTTTACCCGCCTTACCACCAAAAAGGAACGAAGAAAACGTGGATTTGGACGACAGCAATGTTGCCCCTGCCGAGCCGGCCCCTTTGCCTCCTGATCTGCCAAAAATTGGCAGCCTTCCGATGGCTAATCTGGCACAGCCGGCCTCTGGTCTAGTTACTGAGCCGGAAAATTCAAGCGTGGGCCAAGAAATCCCAGTTGCGCCCGCAGAGAAGGAGTACGTGTACGTGGAAATGCGATCACCTTTACAAGCGGGGGAAAACAGTGCCGAGCACCTGGCACAGGCGGCTGCTGCTCCAGTCGCTGGGTCGGAACGTCTTAGCCACATCGAGACAGCACCCAGCCAGGATGGTTTG GAAATGGCCGCCGTCAACAACGAGTCGTCATGCGTGTACCTAGAAATAGTAGCTGCTCCCGCAAATAACGGTAACGGCGCCAACCTTCCATTGCAACCCGCCGGAACGAACGACGATCTCTACCTTCCAATGCGCCCAATTTTACCGAGCCTTCCAACGGCTAACCGGGCCTCTCGACCAGTTGTTAGGCCGGAAAATTCAGGCGTGAGCCAAGAAATCCCAGCTGCGCCCGCAGAGTACGTGTACGTGGAAATGCGCTCACCTTTACTAGAGAGGGAAAACAGTGCTGAGCGCCTGGCCCAGGCAGCCGTTGCTCCAGTCGCTTGGCCGGAACCTTGCAACGTAAACGTGGGATCACCAAGCCAGGATGGTTTG GAAATGTCCACCGTCAACATCGATTGGTCAGGCGTGTCCCTAGAAATCCAAGCTGCTCCCGCAAATGACGGCGACGGCGCCAACCTTCCATTGCAACCCGCCGGAACGAACGACGATCTCTACCTTCCAATGCGCCAAATTTTACCGAGCCTTCCAACGGCTAACCGGGCCTCTGGTCCAGTTGTTGAGCAGGAATCGTCAGGAGTGTGCCAAGAAATCCCAGCTGCGCCCGCAGAGCCAGCTAATGACGGCACCAACCTTTCATTGCAACCCGCTGGAACAAACGAAGATCTCTACCTTCCAATGCGCCCCATTTCACCAAGCCTTCCGAGGGCTAGACTGGCCTCTCGACCAGTTGCTGAGCAGGAATCTTCAGGTGTGGGCCTAGAAATCCCAGCTGCGCCCGCAGAGTGCGTGTACGTGGAAATGCGCTCACCTTTACAAGCGGGGGAAAACAGTGCCGAGCACCTGGCACAGGCGGCCGCTGCTCCAGTCGCTTGGCCGGAACCTTGCAACGTAAACGTGGGATCACCAAGCCAGGATGGTATG GAAATGTCCGCCGTCAACATCGATTGGTCAGGCGTGTCCCTAGAAATCCAAGCTGCTCCCGCAAATGACGGCGACGGCGCCAACCTTTCATTGCAGCGCGCCGGAACGAACGAAGATATCTACCTTCCAATGCGCCCTATTTTGCCAAGCCTTCCGAGGGCTAACCTGGCCTCTGGTCCAGTTGTTGAGCCGGAATCATCAGAAGTAGGCCAAGAAATCCGAGCTGCGCCCGCAGAGCCAGCAAATGACGGCGCCAACCTTCCATTGCAACCCGCTGGAACAAATGACGATCTCTACTTTCCAATGCGCCCCATTTCACCAAGCCTTCCGAGGACTAGACTGGCCTCTGGTCCAGTTGTTAGGCCGGAAAATTCAGACGTGGGCCAAGATATCCCTGCTGCGCCCGCAGGGGAGTGCGTGTACGTGGAAATGCGCTCACCTTTACTAGCGAGGGCAAACAGTGCTGAGCGCCTGGCTCAGGCGGCCGTTGCTCCAGTCGCTTGGCCGGAACCTTGCAACGTAAACGTGGGATCACCAAGCCAGGATGGTATG GAAATGTCTGCCGTCAACATCGATTGGTCAGGCGTGTCCCTAGAAATCCAAGCTGCTCCCGCAAATGACGGCGACAGCGCCAACCTACCATTGCAACCCGCCGGGACGAACGAAGATATCTACCTTCCAATGCGCCCCATTTTACCAAGCCTTCCGAGGGCTAACCTGGCCTCTGTTCCAGTTGTTGAGCCGGAATCATCAGGAGTGGGCCAAGAAATCCCAGATGCACCCGCAGAGCCAGCTAATGACGGCGCCATCCTTCCATTGCAACCCGCCGAAAGCAACAACGACAACGTACCATTGAGCCCCGCTTTACCAGCAAAAAGGAACGACGAGAACGCGGAAATGGACGACAGCAAT CCCTCCGAGGGCCCCACCGAGAAAAAAGTCAACCAAAAGGTGCCCATTGGGTGCCCGCGTTCGGTCACCCGGCTACCCCCCGTGGGCACCCAGATGGGCACCCATTGGTTATACCGCATGTCCAACCCTTCGGGCACCCGCGAGTGGTCATGCCCAGAATTCGGGCACCAAATGGGCACCCATTAA
- the LOC135938044 gene encoding uncharacterized protein LOC135938044 yields the protein MTVYDVKRKPICRLLKAAEVEEKSLKASSELSIILICSIVFCVILLSLIILWLILRHRRNNSLPSNTNETQEMSVFPNEPPEYHEVQYGDSRSAAEYENVGAEEGLYEEVKYDQVGATPSSPGLYEQPICLSPRSARRVKAKPERPRTFEEFGDAPLAPVEYDDVGPPEPDEPLYDEVAPDYTTPRFDDTSESAQYLKILP from the exons ATGACGGTGTATGATGTAAAAAGAAAGCCAATATGCAGGCTTTTGAAAGCTGCTGAAGTCGAAGAAAAATCCCTCAAAGCCTCGTCAG AACTATCCATCATTCTGATCTGCTCCATCGTGTTCTGCGTAATCCTTCTGAGTCTGATCATTCTTTGGCTCATCCTGAGACACAGGAGGAACAATTCCCTTCCATCAAACACCAACGAGACCCAGGAAATGTCCGTCTTTCCCAACGAGCCACCCGAGTACCACGAAGTCCAATATGGAGATTCGAGAAGTGCCGCCGAGTACGAAAACGTCGGCGCCGAGGAAGGACTGTACGAAGAAGTAAAATACGACCAGGTTGGTGCCACGCCCTCTTCTCCTGGTCTCTACGAGCAGCCGATATGTCTCAGCCCGCGATCGGCGAGGAGAGTGAAAGCGAAGCCTGAGAGGCCGCGGACTTTCGAAGAATTTGGAGATGCGCCTCTTGCTCCAGTCGAGTACGACGACGTCGGCCCTCCTGAACCGGATGAACCTCTCTACGATGAAGTTGCACCGGACTACACCACACCACGTTTCGATGACACTTCTGAATCGGCACAGTACCTGAAAATCTTGCCATGA